Proteins encoded in a region of the Rhodococcus sp. SBT000017 genome:
- a CDS encoding bifunctional 2-polyprenyl-6-hydroxyphenol methylase/3-demethylubiquinol 3-O-methyltransferase UbiG, with protein MSNGDTAERSLDHWSEAGRTGMEAFYALATEDYHQLALAADWPALLAEHAHDGWSLLDVACGSGKFPTALRRYTDLSGVPEVAYDLLDPSAFSVAEARGALDAPFVPRDELVMTLQDLPADRTGYDIVWATHALYALPPAELDAAAERFVAALAPGGLGLVAQATAASHYLAFYDAFRAGVREATPYTTAEQVRDALIRAGADVRDQRVTYTTGTSDRVVVEGFLQRCAFDDSVSLEEMEAAPVLGDYLASCRDASGSYTFSHEAALLWL; from the coding sequence ATGAGCAACGGAGACACAGCCGAGCGCAGTCTCGACCACTGGAGCGAGGCCGGCCGAACGGGCATGGAGGCGTTCTACGCCCTGGCCACCGAGGACTACCACCAACTGGCACTGGCAGCCGACTGGCCCGCCCTGCTGGCCGAGCACGCGCACGACGGCTGGTCGCTGCTCGACGTGGCCTGCGGCAGCGGCAAGTTTCCCACCGCGCTGCGTCGCTATACCGATCTGTCCGGCGTTCCCGAGGTGGCCTACGACCTGCTCGACCCGTCTGCGTTCTCGGTGGCCGAGGCACGCGGGGCGCTCGACGCGCCGTTCGTACCCCGAGACGAGCTGGTGATGACGTTGCAGGACCTGCCCGCCGATCGGACCGGGTACGACATCGTGTGGGCCACCCACGCGCTCTACGCCCTTCCGCCCGCCGAGTTGGACGCCGCAGCCGAACGATTCGTGGCTGCGCTCGCCCCCGGCGGCCTCGGTCTGGTCGCGCAGGCCACGGCGGCCTCCCACTACCTGGCGTTCTACGACGCCTTCCGGGCAGGCGTCCGCGAAGCGACCCCGTACACGACGGCCGAGCAGGTGCGTGACGCGCTGATCCGAGCCGGCGCGGACGTGCGCGACCAGCGCGTCACGTACACCACCGGTACGTCCGATCGCGTTGTCGTCGAAGGGTTTCTGCAACGCTGCGCCTTCGACGACTCCGTGTCGCTCGAGGAGATGGAAGCAGCGCCGGTGCTGGGCGACTACCTCGCCTCCTGCCGCGACGCGTCGGGTTCCTACACCTTCTCCCACGAGGCAGCCCTGCTGTGGCTCTGA
- a CDS encoding phytanoyl-CoA dioxygenase family protein, with the protein MALNEPVDLTNERLPEQNRAGGIDQDWAGDDQDWWDWYVTLAANDQAPTELVDGPGLPDAPAASDEQVERELAEPYELDSSAVESFAREAFVKLPAVLSPAVVRRLAERLEDLLRAEHGENVAGRFTALEQMWLHDDLMRAVALSPRIGGLAAALLGEPAVRLYHDNALSKEPGCGRTPWHHDAEHFPLQTVQAVTAWMPMSAIPGRMGPLSFARGREVLAEVADLEFDKVGTSYDEAVAHRFVERDVAVSSEPFEVGDVSFHSALCFHTAGPNRTTQPRRALATTYFADGARVVESPTLISGTWREFLPGVEPGGLAASELNPVVGRRD; encoded by the coding sequence GTGGCTCTGAACGAACCTGTGGATCTGACGAACGAACGGCTCCCCGAGCAGAATCGCGCCGGCGGTATCGACCAGGACTGGGCCGGCGACGATCAGGACTGGTGGGATTGGTACGTCACGCTTGCTGCCAACGACCAGGCACCCACCGAGTTGGTCGACGGGCCCGGCCTACCCGACGCCCCGGCGGCATCCGACGAGCAGGTCGAGCGTGAGCTCGCCGAGCCGTACGAGCTCGACTCGTCCGCGGTCGAATCCTTCGCTCGGGAAGCGTTCGTGAAGTTGCCGGCCGTCCTGTCGCCTGCGGTGGTACGACGCCTCGCCGAGCGTCTGGAGGATCTGCTGCGCGCCGAGCATGGTGAGAACGTCGCAGGCCGGTTCACCGCGCTCGAGCAGATGTGGCTCCACGACGACCTGATGCGCGCCGTAGCGCTGTCTCCCCGGATCGGGGGCCTGGCCGCAGCCCTGCTCGGAGAACCGGCCGTTCGGCTCTACCACGACAATGCGCTGTCCAAGGAGCCCGGTTGCGGCCGCACACCCTGGCACCACGACGCGGAGCATTTCCCGCTGCAGACCGTCCAGGCGGTCACCGCGTGGATGCCGATGTCGGCGATCCCCGGCCGAATGGGTCCGCTGTCGTTCGCCCGCGGCCGGGAGGTGCTGGCCGAGGTCGCGGACCTGGAGTTCGACAAGGTCGGCACGTCGTACGACGAGGCCGTCGCCCATCGCTTCGTCGAGCGTGACGTCGCGGTGTCGTCGGAGCCGTTCGAAGTGGGAGACGTGTCCTTCCACTCCGCGCTGTGCTTCCACACTGCCGGGCCGAACCGAACGACACAGCCGCGCCGAGCGTTGGCGACCACCTACTTCGCCGACGGGGCTCGTGTCGTGGAATCGCCGACGCTGATCAGCGGCACGTGGCGCGAGTTCCTTCCCGGCGTCGAGCCCGGCGGTCTCGCGGCCTCCGAACTCAACCCGGTGGTCGGTCGCCGCGACTGA
- a CDS encoding triacylglycerol lipase, with protein sequence MGTTSQSTQEWGELGELALRELASAAGGVRKVHSAIARRTFAAVRLGVGPAVLPTQLMHDAIAAGTYATIAAACTGAAKTVSALTGSSEVADDEATEDDPRPSPSHTTYGAQTIAILHGLIGDDMEHTARVLAYPMSIRVDGRPVPPRYRALATAFPEAGAHLVLFLHGLVETESAWRLGGRPTYGERLGSEADTTSIFLRYNTGRRIATNGADLSDLLEQLVPAWPVRVHRITLVGHSMGGLVSRSAAHHAAESGRRWVDLLTDVFTLGTPHLGAPLARGVHVATAALALAPETRPFANLLARRSAGVRDLIYGSITADEGHASYADGFDVGVAADISVQEGVRHHHASAVVTGNPRHPVGIFVGDGLVRTDSAGGRNKLRNIGLRPDDGLAINSAHHFTLLNDERVYGWMRKILVDRSRP encoded by the coding sequence GTGGGGACCACATCTCAGAGCACCCAGGAGTGGGGCGAGCTCGGTGAGCTCGCTCTTCGCGAGCTGGCGTCGGCCGCGGGTGGTGTTCGCAAAGTGCACTCGGCCATCGCACGACGCACGTTCGCTGCCGTGCGACTCGGCGTCGGCCCCGCCGTCCTACCGACACAGCTGATGCACGACGCGATCGCCGCCGGCACCTACGCGACCATCGCGGCCGCCTGCACCGGCGCAGCCAAAACAGTCAGTGCGCTGACCGGCAGTTCCGAAGTGGCCGACGACGAAGCGACCGAGGACGACCCTCGGCCGTCGCCGTCGCACACCACGTACGGCGCACAGACCATCGCGATCCTGCACGGTCTCATCGGCGACGACATGGAGCACACCGCCCGAGTCCTCGCCTACCCGATGTCGATACGCGTCGACGGACGCCCTGTGCCCCCGAGGTACCGCGCTCTGGCCACCGCTTTTCCCGAGGCGGGAGCACACCTCGTGCTGTTCCTCCACGGGCTCGTCGAAACCGAATCGGCATGGCGGCTCGGGGGGCGACCCACGTACGGGGAGCGGCTGGGTTCCGAAGCCGACACCACCTCGATCTTCTTGCGTTACAACACCGGACGTCGCATCGCCACCAACGGCGCGGACCTGTCGGACCTTCTGGAACAGCTCGTGCCGGCATGGCCCGTACGGGTTCATCGAATCACCCTGGTCGGTCATTCCATGGGAGGCCTGGTGTCGCGCAGCGCAGCACACCACGCTGCGGAGAGCGGCCGCCGATGGGTGGACCTGTTGACGGACGTATTCACCTTGGGAACACCACATCTGGGTGCGCCGCTCGCACGCGGCGTTCACGTCGCCACAGCAGCTCTGGCACTCGCGCCCGAGACCCGGCCGTTCGCAAACCTACTGGCGCGTCGAAGCGCCGGAGTCCGCGACCTCATTTACGGATCGATCACCGCAGACGAGGGACATGCCAGCTACGCCGACGGATTCGACGTCGGAGTTGCCGCGGACATCTCGGTACAGGAGGGGGTACGGCATCATCACGCGTCCGCGGTCGTCACCGGAAACCCGCGACACCCGGTCGGAATCTTCGTGGGCGACGGCCTGGTACGCACCGACAGCGCCGGCGGACGGAACAAACTGCGCAACATAGGACTTCGTCCCGACGACGGTCTGGCCATCAACAGCGCGCATCACTTCACTTTGCTCAACGACGAGAGAGTGTACGGCTGGATGCGAAAAATCCTGGTCGATCGATCCCGGCCGTGA
- a CDS encoding phosphate acetyltransferase: MSDLEYLATLLAGLDAEISRLSAAESGSDEQSSAVDDAADAVLRLRSKVKAGYSGKKAYYLAVSTDPNGIRVEGIAALQGKRPHELVRDGGWMHADSSTVLDLLDDDQISRYRAIAGRGVAQTYRDSREYLATATGLAEK; the protein is encoded by the coding sequence ATGAGCGATCTCGAGTACCTCGCCACTTTGCTTGCTGGACTGGATGCTGAGATCTCGCGACTCTCCGCTGCCGAATCGGGTTCCGACGAGCAGTCGTCCGCCGTCGATGACGCGGCCGATGCGGTCCTGCGGCTTCGCTCGAAGGTCAAGGCCGGTTACTCGGGCAAGAAGGCCTACTACCTCGCGGTGTCGACCGATCCGAACGGAATCAGGGTCGAAGGGATTGCAGCGTTGCAGGGCAAACGGCCCCATGAATTGGTGCGAGACGGCGGTTGGATGCATGCGGATTCCAGCACGGTGCTCGATCTTCTCGATGACGATCAGATCAGTCGGTACCGAGCTATCGCCGGGCGCGGCGTGGCGCAGACGTATCGAGACTCGCGTGAATATCTTGCTACGGCAACAGGTCTGGCCGAAAAGTAG
- a CDS encoding aldo/keto reductase encodes MTQLGLGLAALGRPEYLTVGHSDAVDGRFDPAALEQLCHAVLDAAWENGVRHFDVARSYGFAERFLGSWLTRQPHRRQDLVIGSKWGYAYVAEFQRGAEVHEVKEHSVARLSEQWPQTLRDLGGAPDHYLIHSVTPDSPALGDTALLDDLRAIAESGTRIGISTSGPHQADVVHAALEIGVFSSVQSTWNPLEPSVGPALARAHEAGWFVVVKEAMANGRLVAEDSALARVADSAGVGRDALALAIALAQPWADVVLSGAATAAQLEQNVAALSIDRELIAAAGSDIAENPKSYWDNRSRLAWT; translated from the coding sequence ATGACGCAACTCGGTCTCGGCCTTGCCGCACTCGGACGCCCCGAATACCTGACTGTCGGACACTCCGACGCCGTGGACGGCCGATTCGATCCGGCAGCCCTGGAGCAGCTCTGCCACGCAGTACTCGACGCCGCGTGGGAGAACGGAGTTCGGCACTTCGATGTCGCGCGCTCCTACGGTTTCGCCGAGCGCTTTCTCGGCAGCTGGCTGACTCGACAGCCGCATAGGCGTCAAGACCTGGTGATCGGATCCAAATGGGGATACGCCTACGTCGCCGAATTCCAGCGGGGAGCCGAAGTTCACGAGGTCAAAGAACACTCCGTTGCCCGTCTGTCCGAACAGTGGCCCCAGACCCTGCGCGACCTCGGCGGTGCGCCCGACCACTACCTGATTCACAGCGTCACCCCGGACAGTCCAGCTCTCGGCGACACTGCACTGCTGGACGACCTGCGTGCAATAGCCGAGAGCGGTACCCGAATCGGCATCAGCACCAGCGGGCCGCATCAAGCCGACGTGGTGCATGCAGCGCTGGAGATCGGGGTGTTCAGCTCGGTACAGTCGACGTGGAACCCCCTCGAGCCGTCCGTCGGCCCGGCCTTGGCACGCGCACACGAGGCCGGCTGGTTCGTTGTCGTCAAAGAGGCGATGGCCAATGGCCGACTCGTCGCGGAAGATTCGGCACTTGCCCGGGTCGCGGATTCGGCCGGGGTCGGCCGTGACGCCCTCGCATTGGCGATCGCACTCGCGCAACCGTGGGCAGATGTCGTGCTCTCCGGCGCTGCCACCGCGGCGCAACTCGAACAGAATGTCGCTGCACTGTCGATCGACCGCGAACTGATCGCAGCGGCCGGTTCGGACATTGCAGAGAACCCGAAGAGCTACTGGGACAACCGCTCTCGCCTGGCGTGGACGTGA
- a CDS encoding class I adenylate-forming enzyme family protein: protein MSGIDYLPWNSDAERADLPCIRDDNEELTYAEFSTRVDRFASCLLADGITAGDVIAVMLPNRVELLIAIMAAWRIGAAATPVNPTFTYTEAGYQIDDARAAITIVEDGASPIEGKVIRSIDDITSRTVGLVDVEPVGPAPEDLALLIYTSGSTGRPKGVELTHSNLQYMAGAMATHFGLTSDDHSLLILPLFHVNAICVSVLAPLSVGGQVSITGRFSPSRFFDDVARLRPTYFSAVPTIYALLTAQADDIVSDTSSLRFAVCGAAPISKELLDRAETRFGYTIVEGYGLTEGTCASACNPPNGIRKLGTVGPALPGQSIAIADEHGTLLPVGGVGEVLICGPNVMRGYLDRPDESSGTVVDGWLHTGDVGRLDEDGYLTLVDRIKDMIIRGGENIYPKEIENALATHSEILEAAVVGAADDVYGEVPVAYVVTYPNSDVTSTDLLDHLRARLTKVKLPVAIHVVDALPRNPVGKIDKPGLRRTPSATPVG from the coding sequence GTGTCCGGCATTGACTATCTACCGTGGAACTCAGACGCAGAACGAGCGGACCTACCATGCATTCGCGACGACAACGAAGAGTTGACGTACGCCGAGTTCTCAACGCGTGTAGATCGTTTCGCTTCCTGCCTGCTGGCCGATGGAATCACGGCGGGCGATGTGATCGCGGTGATGCTGCCCAATCGCGTGGAGTTGTTGATTGCCATCATGGCAGCGTGGCGGATCGGTGCAGCAGCGACGCCGGTCAACCCCACCTTCACATACACCGAGGCCGGCTATCAGATCGACGACGCACGCGCGGCCATTACCATCGTCGAGGACGGTGCGTCTCCGATCGAAGGAAAAGTCATCCGTTCGATCGATGACATCACCTCTCGCACAGTCGGACTCGTCGATGTGGAGCCGGTCGGCCCGGCTCCGGAGGATCTGGCGCTGCTGATCTACACATCGGGATCCACTGGACGCCCGAAGGGTGTGGAACTGACCCACTCGAATTTGCAGTACATGGCCGGAGCGATGGCCACGCACTTCGGATTGACCAGTGACGACCACAGCCTGCTCATTCTTCCGCTCTTCCATGTCAACGCGATCTGTGTCAGCGTGCTCGCCCCGCTGTCGGTGGGCGGTCAGGTCAGCATCACCGGCCGCTTCTCGCCGTCGAGATTCTTCGACGACGTCGCGCGGCTGCGCCCGACGTACTTCTCGGCCGTCCCGACGATCTACGCGCTACTGACCGCTCAGGCCGACGACATCGTCTCCGACACCTCGTCCCTTCGATTCGCAGTGTGCGGTGCCGCTCCCATCTCGAAGGAACTGCTGGATCGGGCCGAAACGAGATTCGGCTACACGATCGTCGAAGGGTACGGACTCACCGAAGGAACATGTGCGTCGGCGTGCAATCCCCCCAACGGTATTCGTAAATTGGGTACCGTAGGCCCTGCCCTCCCCGGCCAATCGATCGCGATCGCCGACGAACACGGAACGCTACTGCCGGTGGGTGGCGTCGGCGAGGTCCTCATCTGCGGCCCCAACGTCATGCGCGGGTATCTCGATCGCCCCGACGAATCCTCGGGAACGGTCGTCGATGGATGGCTGCACACGGGCGACGTGGGCCGCCTCGACGAGGACGGTTACCTCACTCTCGTCGACCGCATCAAGGACATGATCATTCGCGGGGGTGAGAACATCTACCCCAAAGAAATCGAGAACGCACTCGCCACTCATTCCGAGATCCTCGAAGCCGCCGTCGTCGGGGCAGCCGACGACGTCTACGGCGAAGTGCCTGTCGCCTACGTCGTGACCTATCCGAACTCGGATGTGACGTCCACCGATCTGCTCGATCATCTGCGCGCCCGCCTCACCAAAGTCAAACTGCCCGTTGCGATCCACGTCGTGGACGCCTTGCCACGCAACCCCGTCGGAAAGATCGACAAACCCGGCCTGCGCCGCACCCCCTCGGCCACGCCCGTGGGCTGA